The Halostagnicola kamekurae genome has a window encoding:
- a CDS encoding J domain-containing protein, translating to MRRIRLAERCGVETAKDIDEIAQLPPADGEEIAAPPVSSNGFDREPHEILEVAPDASAETVKAVARRKSADVHPDGDDPDVEEYKRIQKAKEAIIGG from the coding sequence GTGCGTCGGATCCGACTCGCCGAACGGTGCGGTGTCGAGACGGCGAAGGATATCGACGAGATCGCCCAACTGCCGCCCGCCGATGGCGAGGAGATCGCGGCGCCGCCGGTCTCGTCGAACGGCTTCGATCGCGAGCCCCACGAGATCCTCGAGGTCGCACCGGACGCTTCCGCGGAAACGGTCAAGGCGGTCGCTCGCCGGAAGTCGGCGGACGTCCATCCTGACGGCGACGATCCCGACGTCGAGGAGTACAAGAGGATTCAGAAGGCGAAAGAGGCGATTATCGGCGGATAG
- a CDS encoding MarR family transcriptional regulator, whose product MAQQLHRSDMVNENFEPSDRQEALLSVLTEGRRSGDPWGYATVKRFTEETDLRKQYVNRELEGLLGAGWVEKPYRGLYKYVEDPRGDDPDV is encoded by the coding sequence ATGGCACAACAACTACACCGTTCCGACATGGTAAACGAAAATTTCGAGCCGTCGGATCGACAGGAAGCGCTACTTTCAGTTCTTACTGAGGGGCGTAGATCCGGTGATCCGTGGGGTTATGCGACGGTAAAGCGGTTCACAGAAGAAACAGACCTTAGAAAACAGTACGTCAACCGGGAGCTTGAGGGGCTTCTCGGTGCTGGGTGGGTTGAAAAACCCTACCGCGGTCTCTACAAGTATGTAGAGGATCCTCGGGGCGACGATCCTGATGTCTAA
- a CDS encoding type II toxin-antitoxin system HicA family toxin — protein sequence MKVLVNHGPFYLDRIKGDHFILRWEPPDDHDSDARTVPVPRHDEVSTGTLKKIGEQAGMKEFQRFLDWLDRNL from the coding sequence ATGAAAGTCCTCGTAAATCACGGCCCATTTTATCTCGACCGGATCAAGGGCGATCACTTTATCCTCCGCTGGGAGCCACCCGACGACCATGATTCGGATGCGCGGACAGTCCCAGTACCTCGACACGATGAAGTGTCGACAGGGACGCTCAAGAAGATCGGCGAACAGGCGGGCATGAAAGAGTTCCAGCGATTCTTGGACTGGCTCGATCGGAACTTGTGA
- a CDS encoding type II toxin-antitoxin system HicB family antitoxin produces MSTDIGSNGAPEPETTITLTEEGEWWVATDEATGVTSQGKTRTEALENLDEAVAGYNGEGREPTDAELRDLGVDPEKNVSGESLPEEFQ; encoded by the coding sequence ATGAGCACTGATATTGGCTCGAACGGTGCCCCCGAGCCCGAGACGACGATCACGCTCACCGAGGAAGGCGAGTGGTGGGTCGCAACGGACGAAGCGACCGGCGTCACCAGCCAGGGCAAGACGCGAACGGAAGCGCTCGAAAACCTCGACGAAGCGGTCGCTGGCTACAACGGCGAGGGCCGAGAGCCAACAGACGCGGAACTCCGAGACCTCGGTGTCGATCCCGAAAAGAACGTCTCTGGGGAATCACTGCCAGAGGAATTTCAGTAG
- a CDS encoding HNH endonuclease signature motif containing protein, whose amino-acid sequence MTSSRFTRSNSSNAIGTGNLDHRMMEVDHIERIADGSHPLEESNLRTLCADCHSEKTVDENSGRDPALNVMLTNYLDLES is encoded by the coding sequence ATGACGTCCTCTCGATTCACGCGTTCGAACTCAAGCAACGCGATTGGAACAGGCAACCTCGATCACCGAATGATGGAAGTTGATCACATCGAACGGATCGCGGACGGCAGTCACCCGCTCGAGGAGTCGAACCTCCGGACGCTCTGTGCGGACTGTCACAGCGAGAAGACGGTCGACGAGAATAGCGGTCGAGATCCAGCGTTGAACGTGATGCTTACCAACTATCTGGATCTCGAGTCCTAA
- a CDS encoding helix-turn-helix transcriptional regulator: MLRRIELEVLATVDRGDTISELATKLDHSESYLSRAVADLGEKGLVYTERDGRRKRVVPSDARAVERYQDLVRQHSHIDFPELLTGKALEVLYYLDQPRTVSEIADLSDNYRNTVNRVLKRFRDRGLVGTADGRYEFNADFDRLHEFARELAHHLHRQRLEAVAPKGTILWEDYDEFLAQTETEIDAEGFHETGLARFAAFDLQFLLTGNRYYVYSEDLDAVSPAELCCHTLLIDDGSRHRSYCLLLLSHVDVDEADLREQAAKYGLEDEIDALLRYLETHGEVDDDRLPEWDEFQKLAADYEVPLPQ; encoded by the coding sequence GTGCTTCGGCGCATCGAACTCGAGGTCCTCGCCACGGTCGACCGCGGCGACACGATCTCCGAACTCGCGACGAAGCTCGACCACAGCGAGAGTTACCTCTCTCGTGCCGTCGCCGACCTCGGCGAGAAGGGGCTCGTCTACACGGAACGCGACGGGCGGCGAAAACGCGTCGTCCCGTCGGATGCTCGCGCCGTCGAACGCTACCAGGACCTCGTCCGCCAGCACTCCCACATCGACTTCCCCGAACTGCTGACGGGCAAGGCACTCGAGGTGCTGTATTACCTTGACCAGCCGCGAACCGTCTCTGAAATCGCCGACCTGAGCGATAACTACCGCAACACGGTCAACCGCGTCCTCAAGCGGTTTCGCGACCGTGGGCTCGTCGGGACGGCCGACGGCCGCTACGAGTTCAACGCCGACTTCGACCGCCTCCACGAGTTCGCCCGTGAACTCGCACACCATCTGCATCGTCAACGCCTCGAAGCCGTCGCCCCGAAGGGCACGATTCTCTGGGAGGACTACGACGAATTCCTCGCCCAGACCGAGACGGAAATCGATGCAGAGGGGTTCCACGAAACCGGTCTTGCTCGATTCGCGGCCTTCGACCTCCAGTTCCTGCTCACCGGCAACCGCTACTACGTCTACTCCGAAGACCTCGACGCAGTCTCGCCGGCGGAGCTCTGCTGTCACACGCTGCTGATCGATGACGGCAGCCGCCACCGCTCGTACTGTCTCCTCCTGCTCAGCCACGTCGACGTCGACGAGGCAGACCTCCGAGAGCAGGCGGCGAAGTATGGCCTCGAAGACGAAATCGACGCCTTGCTGCGCTACCTCGAGACGCACGGCGAGGTCGACGACGACCGGCTCCCGGAGTGGGACGAGTTCCAAAAGCTGGCGGCTGACTACGAGGTGCCACTACCACAATGA
- a CDS encoding DUF6036 family nucleotidyltransferase: protein MRPTFGREYIGNEFQRIGDGLSEPLTVYLIGGGAMSLRDLKGATKDIDLVVPDGDAHGQLWAVLMDLGYAEVQSLDPDYRALGATSCVENDDGCRLDIFNQQVANKLVLTDGVQERSEPFLDTDRLTVRLVSNEDIFLFKAIAGRDDDIEDMDMLVQAGLDYDVVRDELEAQIDRLGDDQFATFANEALVELEERYGVTTPIEARVQELTNRYYRGLEVLQALDEPITVDELAAELELDADEVHDRIAYLSTFDRVRRDGDTVRPVE, encoded by the coding sequence ATGAGACCAACATTCGGACGTGAGTATATCGGGAACGAATTTCAGCGAATCGGAGACGGGCTATCTGAACCGCTCACGGTCTACCTGATCGGTGGTGGCGCGATGTCGTTACGCGACCTCAAGGGGGCGACGAAAGATATCGACCTGGTCGTCCCGGATGGCGACGCGCACGGCCAGCTGTGGGCCGTCCTGATGGATCTCGGGTATGCGGAGGTCCAGTCGCTGGATCCAGATTACCGGGCGTTGGGCGCGACGAGCTGCGTCGAGAACGACGATGGGTGTCGCCTCGACATCTTCAACCAGCAGGTCGCGAACAAACTTGTGCTCACCGACGGGGTGCAAGAGCGCAGCGAGCCGTTCCTCGACACGGATCGACTGACGGTCCGGCTGGTCAGCAACGAAGATATCTTCCTGTTCAAGGCGATCGCAGGCCGCGACGACGACATCGAGGACATGGATATGCTCGTGCAGGCCGGCCTCGATTACGATGTCGTCCGGGATGAACTCGAAGCCCAGATCGACCGCCTGGGGGACGATCAGTTCGCCACGTTCGCGAACGAGGCCCTGGTCGAACTCGAGGAGCGGTACGGGGTGACCACGCCGATCGAAGCCCGCGTCCAGGAGCTCACGAATAGGTACTACCGGGGGCTCGAAGTCCTCCAGGCACTCGACGAGCCGATAACCGTCGACGAACTGGCCGCCGAACTGGAGCTGGATGCCGACGAGGTTCACGACCGGATCGCGTATCTCTCAACGTTCGACCGGGTCCGTCGGGATGGCGACACAGTCCGTCCCGTGGAGTAG
- a CDS encoding helix-turn-helix domain-containing protein has protein sequence MREFVFTVEYEKGADGVMDLFIDNPDLYARSMEISATNEAVWGIEKIVGPAAVLDQFDDALERVADSPGITGMCGAPVTEYEYTILSSNAESRKIHWLRREGDGSRSIPLVAAKHIGEGLIMRTERRGDQYRWRMLIDGTVSAIHEEVRANLREGLSLTVERLGTPPCLLEDGRVQQTLTPEQKAALEAAIERGYYEEPRQQSVAEIAEDVGVSRSTFQYRLNRAEAWLAQQFAADSLDVDLDVDLDPEDIEFIQ, from the coding sequence ATGCGGGAATTCGTCTTCACAGTCGAATACGAGAAGGGGGCTGACGGGGTGATGGATCTCTTCATCGACAACCCGGATCTGTATGCCCGGTCGATGGAGATCAGTGCGACCAACGAGGCGGTGTGGGGTATTGAGAAGATCGTCGGCCCCGCTGCTGTCCTCGACCAGTTCGACGACGCACTGGAACGCGTCGCAGATTCTCCGGGCATAACCGGAATGTGTGGGGCACCCGTGACCGAATACGAATACACGATCCTCTCGTCGAATGCGGAATCACGGAAGATTCACTGGCTTCGGCGGGAAGGTGATGGTTCACGGTCGATTCCCTTGGTCGCGGCGAAGCACATCGGCGAGGGGTTGATAATGCGCACGGAGCGACGTGGTGACCAATACCGGTGGCGGATGCTTATCGACGGGACAGTATCAGCGATTCACGAGGAGGTCCGAGCGAATCTGCGAGAGGGGTTGTCACTTACTGTTGAACGACTTGGCACGCCGCCGTGCTTGCTCGAAGACGGTCGCGTCCAGCAAACGCTCACGCCCGAACAGAAGGCAGCACTCGAGGCTGCAATCGAACGTGGGTACTACGAAGAGCCACGGCAGCAATCGGTCGCGGAAATCGCTGAAGACGTCGGTGTGTCACGGTCGACGTTCCAGTACCGTCTCAACCGAGCGGAGGCGTGGCTGGCACAACAGTTCGCCGCCGATTCACTCGACGTCGACCTCGACGTGGATCTCGATCCCGAGGACATCGAGTTCATCCAGTAG
- a CDS encoding MBL fold metallo-hydrolase: MATTGASVQLIRNATVLLDVGDTTFLVDPMFTPQGENPTVTDNPAVPEFLTTANQDRNPLVPLPDVDLTYDAVVVTHRHPDHWDEAAREELDADVPLFCQPQGADAFTDEGFTDVRPVDDETTFEGVTIHRTPGQHGHGELAEGMGPVSGFVFEGDETVYVAGDTIWYEPVEETLDQYEPDLVVLNGGEAQFDQDEPITMGVDDINAVREATDAEIVVVHMEAINHCLLSREELRAETEDVHVPEDGERFSL, translated from the coding sequence ATGGCAACGACTGGTGCGAGTGTTCAGCTGATTCGAAACGCGACTGTCCTCCTGGACGTCGGTGACACGACGTTCCTCGTGGATCCGATGTTCACACCGCAGGGCGAGAATCCGACGGTGACAGACAACCCGGCAGTTCCGGAGTTCCTCACCACGGCGAATCAGGACCGGAATCCGCTTGTTCCGCTGCCTGACGTTGACCTCACCTACGACGCTGTGGTCGTTACGCACCGCCACCCCGACCACTGGGACGAGGCGGCCAGAGAGGAACTCGATGCCGACGTGCCGCTGTTCTGTCAGCCCCAGGGGGCCGACGCCTTCACTGACGAGGGCTTCACTGATGTTCGCCCCGTCGACGACGAAACCACCTTCGAGGGGGTCACTATCCACCGGACGCCGGGCCAGCACGGGCACGGCGAGCTCGCCGAGGGAATGGGTCCGGTTTCGGGCTTCGTTTTCGAGGGCGACGAGACAGTGTATGTCGCCGGGGACACGATCTGGTACGAGCCGGTCGAAGAGACACTTGACCAGTACGAACCCGATCTGGTGGTTCTCAACGGCGGCGAAGCGCAGTTCGATCAGGACGAGCCCATCACGATGGGGGTCGACGACATCAACGCTGTCCGCGAGGCCACTGACGCCGAAATAGTGGTCGTCCATATGGAGGCAATCAACCATTGCTTGCTGTCGCGAGAGGAACTGCGGGCAGAGACAGAAGATGTACACGTCCCCGAGGACGGCGAGCGGTTCAGTCTATAA
- a CDS encoding HNH endonuclease, which yields MSYKQSTLKKLWAASGNQCGYPDCENEVVDIETETVVGEICHIRAQSEGGPRYDPSLSDEEIDEYSNLILLCPTHHTHIDKNPEDYPIEELERWKKEQEAMSTSPTELSDQLLTELQLTDSKFETEVEVTISNAKDRYNPELHVDTGNSGIFEPLGRTDEFDASVQSRLDDLDEEASSLFTERYNSILKDVDKDAFQDLREAVDKIPEVLESIDEVSARIPFDDLQQALDQAEESIQDLEPGLRQKDEEASMEDPGNHILYHFRQVRTEIYNLQNFVESRELRVAEASGLKLLGDAGIGKTHTLCNVARSRVEEGYPTVFLLGENFADQDIWTQIIDRFGLNCTTDDFLGALNSLGESCGVRSLILIDALNESPNPRIWPKRLPGVLRKLQEYPYVGICVSCRSGYEDLVLPDAIGEDQLVEAWHGGFSKVEYEAVRTFFDAHGIEHSSIPVLKREFQVPLFLKLFCENLERKGKSRVSHGSEGLTEIFEGYIDGVHERLWRELDYDPGVNKVQQAVDDLAREMAERGNGTKRLPKQDAKEIVDDLLPGRSYSESLYRHLLSEGVISEVASFNEDNGESVRFSYDKFADHKLAQQYLDLYVDEDLERDFSENDELQELFDNPDLYTGLIQAFAVHLPEQHDVELFDLVELSEILKPVIKSLGWRDPDSLTTPEGELREEVHDYLWSEIQLLDEVNELWRVLLTLATSTEHPLNAEYLHEVLWDQPIAGRDNNWSKFLHEEFDEETSEVFRLINWGFSLEHESVESEELKRLMSISLSWFFSCPNRYVRDRATKSLVNVVGSDLRVYIDLIERFQEVNDPYILERVYAAAYGGVLRNRQQESAAEVAELVYESEFENGNPVPNVLSRDYARGIIEAAVSLDRDFEVDIERVRPPYNSSFSIDIPDSEELEDLVTERLEDADYEVEANFWYGLAGSGFEGDGRSDFARYVLDTNHDSSHVHGYDISGEEALRWITKRVFELGWDPDLFGEFDHYLNRWSNHGRGTRKPEKFSKKYQWIAYHELIAWVIDNCEIADSSREEPYNGPWVQWDRNIDPSVLDPELDAELSLDDVVEYNCRIEEEPIEEWIQNHDGFPPVDSMLDISVDGEGWVPLYGMYKWKAEEGNDSEIERDVFCRIDPVIVDQEDKQELVDWIKEEWVKSDEMRSTLGSLPTLTQVFRGEYPWHPIVEDRWEGDSSIIIGSPVDIEHTAIDLFWEAEYDCSINDKYGMYAPSPYLADLLDLEWNVGTMQFTQSGSDPVCVADISEAQGVHDRINSMSMIGASDTILDELEAEGLEIVWPVQGEKRVISTGMGGNQMGKSQIRAVYYLNDEGEFTGTVETDFHSWD from the coding sequence GTGAGTTACAAGCAGTCTACATTAAAGAAGCTCTGGGCAGCGTCAGGGAATCAATGTGGGTATCCTGACTGTGAGAATGAGGTCGTGGATATTGAGACGGAGACAGTGGTCGGTGAAATCTGCCATATCCGTGCTCAAAGTGAGGGAGGGCCGCGATACGACCCTAGTCTAAGCGATGAGGAGATTGATGAATATTCTAATCTCATTCTTCTATGTCCAACTCATCATACCCATATCGACAAGAACCCGGAAGACTATCCTATTGAGGAGCTTGAACGGTGGAAGAAAGAGCAGGAGGCGATGTCTACCTCTCCGACGGAGCTCTCTGATCAGCTTCTGACTGAGCTCCAGTTAACGGATTCTAAATTTGAGACGGAAGTAGAGGTCACTATTTCGAACGCTAAAGACCGGTATAATCCTGAGCTGCACGTTGATACGGGTAATTCCGGCATTTTCGAACCTTTGGGACGGACGGATGAATTTGATGCAAGTGTTCAAAGCCGGTTGGATGACCTTGATGAAGAGGCATCCAGCCTGTTTACTGAGCGGTACAATTCAATTCTGAAGGATGTTGATAAAGATGCTTTCCAGGATTTGCGTGAGGCCGTAGACAAGATTCCGGAAGTCCTTGAGAGTATAGACGAGGTGTCTGCGAGGATTCCATTTGATGACCTTCAACAGGCTCTTGACCAGGCTGAGGAGAGTATCCAAGATTTAGAGCCCGGTCTTAGGCAGAAAGACGAAGAAGCGTCGATGGAAGATCCTGGAAATCATATTCTATATCACTTCCGGCAGGTACGAACTGAGATATATAATCTCCAAAATTTCGTGGAAAGCCGGGAGCTACGGGTAGCTGAGGCTTCTGGGTTGAAACTGCTTGGAGACGCTGGCATTGGGAAGACTCATACGCTTTGTAACGTGGCCCGGTCTCGTGTTGAGGAAGGCTATCCTACGGTCTTCCTTCTTGGTGAGAATTTCGCGGACCAGGATATTTGGACGCAGATTATTGACCGGTTCGGGTTGAATTGTACGACAGACGATTTCTTGGGAGCTCTCAATTCACTTGGTGAATCTTGCGGTGTTCGTTCTCTGATTTTGATTGACGCACTTAATGAGAGCCCGAACCCGAGAATTTGGCCTAAGCGCCTCCCCGGCGTATTACGGAAATTACAGGAGTATCCGTATGTTGGGATTTGTGTGAGTTGCAGGTCTGGTTATGAGGATTTGGTCTTGCCGGACGCCATAGGCGAAGACCAGTTGGTAGAAGCTTGGCATGGCGGATTTAGTAAAGTCGAGTATGAGGCGGTCCGCACCTTCTTTGATGCTCATGGTATTGAGCACTCTTCGATTCCCGTTCTTAAGCGCGAGTTTCAGGTACCGCTGTTTCTGAAGTTGTTCTGTGAAAATCTGGAAAGAAAAGGAAAGAGTCGGGTTTCACACGGTTCGGAAGGGTTGACTGAGATTTTCGAGGGATATATTGATGGTGTGCATGAACGACTCTGGCGAGAGTTGGACTACGATCCGGGTGTGAACAAGGTTCAGCAGGCAGTTGATGACTTGGCCCGGGAGATGGCTGAGCGTGGTAATGGAACAAAGCGGTTGCCGAAGCAAGATGCCAAAGAGATTGTTGATGATCTGCTACCTGGCCGATCCTACTCTGAGAGTCTCTATCGGCATCTGTTGAGCGAAGGAGTGATTTCTGAAGTAGCTTCATTCAACGAGGATAACGGGGAATCTGTGAGGTTTTCTTATGACAAATTTGCCGACCATAAACTTGCTCAGCAGTACCTCGATTTATACGTAGATGAAGATCTTGAACGTGATTTCTCCGAGAATGATGAATTGCAGGAGTTATTCGACAACCCAGATTTGTACACTGGCCTGATTCAGGCGTTTGCGGTTCATCTGCCTGAGCAGCATGATGTAGAGCTTTTTGACTTAGTTGAATTGAGTGAGATTCTGAAGCCTGTGATCAAGAGCTTGGGTTGGCGGGACCCAGATTCGCTAACTACTCCAGAGGGCGAATTAAGGGAGGAGGTTCACGATTATCTGTGGAGTGAGATCCAACTTCTTGATGAGGTAAATGAGTTATGGCGAGTTCTTCTTACTTTGGCGACAAGCACTGAGCATCCACTGAATGCGGAGTACCTTCATGAAGTGCTGTGGGATCAGCCAATTGCTGGACGCGATAACAACTGGTCGAAGTTTCTTCATGAAGAGTTTGATGAGGAGACCTCCGAAGTCTTTCGGCTCATCAATTGGGGGTTCTCTTTGGAGCATGAGTCAGTAGAATCAGAGGAATTGAAGAGACTGATGTCGATCTCTTTATCTTGGTTTTTCTCTTGTCCGAATCGATATGTCCGGGATCGAGCAACCAAGTCACTGGTCAATGTGGTAGGGTCTGACCTGCGGGTGTACATTGATCTGATTGAACGATTCCAAGAGGTGAATGATCCGTATATTCTGGAGCGGGTTTACGCAGCAGCTTACGGCGGGGTTCTCAGGAACAGGCAGCAAGAATCGGCGGCCGAAGTTGCAGAGCTTGTTTATGAATCAGAGTTTGAAAACGGAAACCCAGTACCTAATGTGTTATCTCGGGATTATGCGCGTGGAATTATTGAGGCTGCTGTTAGTCTGGACAGGGATTTTGAGGTCGACATTGAAAGGGTTAGGCCGCCCTACAATAGTTCATTCAGTATCGATATACCGGATTCTGAGGAGTTAGAGGATTTGGTCACGGAGCGGTTGGAAGATGCTGATTATGAGGTCGAGGCCAATTTTTGGTATGGCTTAGCTGGTTCAGGGTTCGAGGGAGATGGACGCAGTGACTTTGCCCGATATGTTCTGGACACTAACCACGACAGTTCCCACGTTCATGGGTATGACATCTCGGGTGAGGAGGCGTTACGTTGGATTACAAAGCGTGTATTCGAACTTGGTTGGGATCCAGATCTCTTTGGCGAGTTTGACCATTACCTGAATCGATGGTCGAATCATGGTAGAGGAACGAGGAAGCCGGAGAAATTCAGTAAAAAATACCAGTGGATTGCTTATCACGAGTTGATCGCCTGGGTTATCGACAATTGCGAAATCGCTGATTCATCCAGAGAAGAGCCATACAACGGGCCTTGGGTTCAATGGGATAGAAATATCGATCCCTCAGTATTGGACCCCGAACTTGACGCTGAGCTATCTCTCGATGATGTGGTTGAGTATAATTGCCGCATTGAGGAGGAGCCGATTGAAGAGTGGATTCAAAATCACGATGGGTTCCCTCCGGTGGATTCGATGCTGGATATTTCTGTCGATGGGGAAGGATGGGTCCCGCTGTACGGAATGTACAAGTGGAAAGCAGAGGAGGGTAATGATTCGGAAATTGAGCGGGACGTGTTCTGCCGAATTGATCCGGTGATTGTCGATCAGGAGGATAAACAAGAGTTGGTTGATTGGATTAAAGAGGAGTGGGTGAAGAGTGATGAGATGAGAAGTACGCTGGGTTCTCTTCCAACTCTGACGCAGGTTTTCAGAGGCGAGTATCCGTGGCATCCCATAGTTGAGGATCGATGGGAAGGAGACAGCTCAATAATAATCGGAAGTCCGGTTGATATCGAGCATACGGCAATCGACCTTTTCTGGGAGGCAGAATACGACTGCTCGATAAATGATAAGTACGGAATGTATGCCCCATCCCCCTATCTCGCCGATTTACTTGATCTCGAATGGAACGTAGGCACCATGCAGTTCACTCAATCGGGTTCCGACCCTGTTTGTGTAGCTGATATTTCTGAAGCACAGGGAGTTCATGATAGAATTAATTCTATGTCGATGATTGGTGCGAGCGATACTATCCTAGATGAATTGGAGGCGGAGGGTTTGGAGATCGTTTGGCCTGTCCAGGGAGAAAAACGTGTTATCTCGACCGGTATGGGCGGGAATCAGATGGGTAAGTCACAGATCAGGGCAGTGTACTATTTGAACGATGAAGGAGAATTCACTGGGACCGTAGAGACCGACTTTCATAGTTGGGACTAA
- a CDS encoding HEPN domain-containing protein, which produces MTDVDIDEVKPHIREAAQEFIESVAEDVVSEGYRIPEKEILLSNESTPDVHQISVPRELITLYSNRQDEFFRDVAEWLIDSGNAFPKDDSIDDEEIPTTVLGDPADLPSERESRVLHHENVVFNFAGDVLNYVGDVEFDEKAFNVAFENEFRPNYETGLRSYEIIIPLINFTGPRGFDSDENIPLNSDIEIHHRGTYHRVDSVSLSTLNEDTANALRTFEYNYRHRNPSDLIHSGQWVIHAEVSSSTDNTAIPHEMMDAPGEQLGKRIVTALRLFGPKKGSVGFDRAFEVSSGWQTYRLGIPEVLGLDEGEREPSLSRESYSLTEDDQEDFQNLWSQLCSDIRLDPEYELSTSLRRFNEMYVKPYPGDRLLDCMIACEGLLLRGPHPGTKRSRMSLRASLLLDEFAGIDRQEARERIKTAYEHRGKLVHEDEYLTDILNPGVDRDSQSFVHPEEYLTQLRELLANVILAYLRATSNDYSVSELNQELDNALRDASFTLGEL; this is translated from the coding sequence ATGACCGATGTTGATATCGATGAAGTAAAGCCACACATTCGTGAGGCCGCACAGGAATTTATTGAAAGCGTAGCCGAGGATGTCGTATCAGAGGGGTATCGTATTCCTGAGAAGGAAATATTGTTGAGCAACGAATCGACGCCTGATGTACACCAGATCTCTGTTCCCAGAGAACTGATTACATTGTATTCGAACCGCCAAGACGAATTCTTCAGGGACGTCGCGGAATGGCTAATTGACTCTGGAAATGCATTTCCGAAGGATGATTCTATTGACGATGAGGAGATCCCCACCACGGTCCTCGGAGATCCTGCTGATCTACCCTCAGAACGGGAGTCACGAGTTCTTCACCATGAGAATGTTGTTTTCAACTTTGCCGGAGATGTGTTGAACTACGTTGGTGATGTCGAATTTGATGAAAAGGCATTCAATGTAGCATTCGAGAACGAATTTCGACCCAACTACGAAACTGGTCTACGCAGTTACGAGATCATCATTCCGCTAATTAACTTTACTGGGCCGAGGGGATTTGATTCGGATGAAAATATCCCACTGAACTCTGATATCGAGATTCACCACCGAGGAACATATCACCGGGTAGATTCAGTATCTCTCTCTACGCTAAACGAGGACACTGCAAATGCACTGAGAACATTTGAATATAACTACCGTCATCGGAATCCCTCCGATTTGATTCATTCTGGTCAATGGGTTATCCACGCAGAAGTAAGTTCATCAACCGATAATACTGCTATCCCACATGAGATGATGGACGCACCAGGGGAACAACTGGGAAAACGGATTGTTACGGCTCTCCGACTTTTCGGGCCAAAAAAAGGGTCTGTCGGATTCGATCGAGCGTTTGAGGTTTCGTCCGGGTGGCAAACGTATCGCCTTGGTATTCCCGAGGTTCTTGGTCTTGATGAGGGTGAACGAGAACCATCACTTTCGCGGGAAAGTTACTCTCTAACAGAAGACGATCAAGAGGACTTTCAAAATTTGTGGTCCCAGCTATGTAGTGACATCCGGCTGGACCCCGAGTACGAACTCTCAACCTCACTTCGGCGTTTCAATGAAATGTACGTGAAGCCATACCCAGGTGATAGATTGCTTGACTGTATGATTGCGTGTGAGGGGCTACTTCTTCGAGGGCCGCACCCGGGAACCAAGAGATCTCGAATGAGCCTGAGAGCAAGTCTCTTACTCGATGAGTTTGCAGGAATTGATAGACAAGAGGCGAGAGAGCGCATTAAAACGGCGTATGAACATCGTGGCAAGCTGGTTCATGAGGACGAATACCTTACTGATATCTTGAACCCCGGTGTTGACCGAGACTCTCAGTCGTTTGTACATCCCGAAGAATATCTCACCCAGCTCCGGGAACTTCTCGCTAATGTTATCTTAGCTTATCTAAGAGCCACATCCAATGACTACTCTGTATCCGAGTTGAATCAAGAGTTGGATAACGCACTACGAGATGCTTCCTTCACCCTAGGCGAATTATAA
- a CDS encoding DUF7567 family protein: MTLEVLDRHSEALFEFLWCPVCGQEVFTHIPFEGVFCKNCNTQVELQESRETRGYEEAVLACFDTSTTWNLHVDEKLRRDLPDGSARVKILGAPGAYEADWWSPEPGEDWEPVDRGEFDDVEEPSEVSHLA, encoded by the coding sequence ATGACCCTTGAAGTACTTGACCGACACAGCGAGGCACTGTTCGAGTTCCTCTGGTGCCCCGTCTGCGGGCAGGAAGTGTTCACCCACATCCCCTTCGAGGGGGTGTTCTGCAAGAACTGCAACACCCAAGTCGAACTCCAAGAGTCCCGAGAGACACGCGGCTACGAGGAGGCCGTTCTCGCCTGCTTCGATACAAGCACGACCTGGAACCTTCACGTCGACGAGAAACTGCGACGCGACCTGCCTGATGGGTCGGCGCGCGTGAAGATCCTCGGCGCACCGGGCGCCTACGAGGCTGACTGGTGGAGCCCGGAACCCGGTGAGGACTGGGAGCCTGTCGACCGAGGCGAGTTCGACGACGTCGAAGAACCATCAGAGGTGTCGCACCTGGCGTAG